One stretch of Ptiloglossa arizonensis isolate GNS036 chromosome 7, iyPtiAriz1_principal, whole genome shotgun sequence DNA includes these proteins:
- the Rad50 gene encoding DNA repair protein rad50 isoform X3, with the protein MSRIRRLSIRGIRNFGDDNDEAEIRFSRPLTLILGQNGTGKTTIIEALKFATCGEFPPGSDRGKFFIHDPILSTTSLVRGVVKAEIVDSVGNIYTVCRTIESSRANVTMRFKTLDSTLTRTDKNTKEMVSITNRCADVDTELTLTMGVTKPILDYVIFCHQEDLSWPFQDGKKLKEKFDEIFDSARFNKALESIMKSKKDLQHKINVLKEQKQVCQVIVSEVRDKQTKLEDHKKRLENIQTKVEEINKELVPINQKITEIKKQDSDYKDLQAEERKKKAEYNISQQQLNSLKENIQEVFEGTMEELMSQIKSYDEKLIEKADKIRELETSLKNIVKNESKVANMLADERVTSGSLKQQMKDQEKKVTLRNKILNEALSAWNLDSIDSNVSEVEVIVLYNRLQEKMRELEHKVEENRIRRNEEEKELQIKVDTLRSEYSKIESEKNLKENEIVEAGNEINKIKLEIKQVGAAANKLNSTESKMNTVKSKIQQLSEEMDVDTARKKVIDKIKSRNEIDALLNTVDEEIASLLKQSSLQTELEIHKSTLLSKENELQKLKVQHEETIMNLLDIKELTQIKLKNDLNMAQKELVNQIESIMQEIQAKEHYSTTLETTISHIKHELQKKKKEMDSDKEKISSICDYKNYDETLLFQSKKVKDLQDKRGIYAHQGSAYKEYMKQLTETNPCCPLCHRGFDERKTVENLLKEMKTEMESHPSRLKECEVELKVQQEKYDKMLQLKPIVDKVIQLEENELDKIMNNLETSKERLTKSQTCIIKLKEKKSDPENRLKMCKDIMDDIMLWDRYIDEISTLKQTIDNFQTSLDIAGIKSKRSLKEAQSQREELKASLKSIRDDIESSQSAINKHNEQMQNAREEQNTLHEELLQIRSGMQKLKQLKDQQEALFLKEISLGESVNILRQKVTVAKTELNSGIDKLEKKKKDNWQNQEVNRKLLEERTRRLSELQKVQEEIDAFMNRKIPEVLESSERKINNYQNSINEFRREKSDTEATINKLKEEITRQEVRKKELSDNILLRKTHESTKNLKQECLSLKEKLSVTNYALILEKWKNLQNQEEILLRQKNMAKGNEEELERAIQQYTQELAKEIYRQAHKNYKKKCIELTVLQQIILNLNAYSKVLDVAMIEYHEERMSTINRIMKQMWKLVYTGTDTTSIEICTNVTGGLDTARRTYNYKLVQTKHGHELDMKGRCSAGQKVLASIIIRLALAETFCKDCGILALDEPTTNLDQQNAESLANALATVVKLRSQYQKNFQLIVISHDEKFLFKLAEFSSNKGFYELYRKQKILCIFQWIHGS; encoded by the exons atGTCACGAATAAGAAGACTTTCCATACGTGGAATTCGTAATTTTGGAGATGATAATGACGAAGCtgaaattcgattttctcgacCTTTAACGCTTATTCTTGGTCAAAATGGCACTGGAAAAACGACGATTATTGAAGCTCTTAAATTTGCTACTTGCGGCGAATTTCCACCCGGCTCGGaccgtggaaaattttttattcatgaTCCGATTTTATCAACGACTTCATTA GTGCGAGGTGTTGTGAAAGCTGAAATAGTTGATTCAGTGGGTAATATTTATACAGTATGTAGAACAATAGAATCTTCAAGAGCAAATGTAACAATGAGATTTAAAACTCTTGACAGTactttaactagaacggataaaaatacaaaagag ATGGTATCAATAACCAATCGATGTGCTGATGTTGATACAGAATTAACATTAACAATGGGTGTGACAAAACCAATTTTGGATTATGTAATATTTTGTCATCAAGAAGATCTTAGTTGGCCATTTCAAGAtggtaaaaaattgaaagaaaaatttgatgaAATTTTTGATAGTGCTAGGTTTAACAAAGCTCTTGAAAGTATTATGAAGTCAAAGAAAGACTTGCAACATAAAATAAATGTACTGAAAGAGCAAAAACAAGTTTGTCAAGTAATAGTTTCTGAAGTAAGAGATAAACAAACAAAGCTTGAAGATCATAAAAAACGATTGGAAAATATCCAAACAAAAGTAGAAGAAATTAATAAGGAATTGGTACCTATAAATCAAAAGATTACAGAAATTAAGAAACAGGACTCTGATTACAAAGATCTACAAgctgaagaaagaaagaaaaaagcagAGTATAATATATCTCAACAGCAACTGAATAGTTTGAAAGAGAATATACAAGAAGTATTTGAAGGAACAATGGAGGAATTAATGTCACAGATAAAATcatacgatgaaaaattaatagaaaaagcTGATAAAATAAGAGAGCTTGAGacaagtttaaaaaatattgttaaaaatgagTCCAAGGTAGCAAACATGTTAGCCGATGAAAGAGTAACCAGTGGTTCTTTAAAACAGCAGATGAAAGATCAGGAAAAAAAAGTTACCCTTCGTAATAAGATATTAAATGAGGCACTGTCTGCTTGGAATCTTGATAGCATAGATTCCAATGTATCTGAAGTAGAAGTTATAGTTCTTTACAATAGATTACAAGAAAAAATGCGGGAATTAGAACACAAAGTAGAAGAAAATAGAATAAGAAGgaatgaagaagaaaaagaattgcAAATAAAAGTAGATACTTTGCGTAGTGAATACTCAAAAATAGAATCAGAAAAGAATCTGAAGGAAAATGAAATAGTTGAAGcaggaaatgaaattaataaaatcaaaTTGGAGATCAAACAGGTTGGTGCTGCAGCAAATAAACTAAACTCTACAGAATCAAAAATGAATACAGTAAAAAGTAAAATTCAGCAATTGAGTGAAGAAATGGATGTGGATACTGCAAGGAAGAAAGTTATTGATAAAATTAAGTCACGAAATGAAATAGATGCACTTTTAAATACAGTTGATGAAGAAATAGCTTCATTATTAAAGCAAAGTTCATTGCAGACTGAATTAGAAATACATAAATCTACATTGCTTTCTAAAGAAAATGAGTTACAAAAATTGAAAGTCCAGCACGAGGAAACAATAATGAACTTATTGGATATTAAAGAACTAAcacaaattaaattgaaaaatgatttaaatatGGCTCAGAAGGAATTG GTAAATCAAATAGAATCTATTATGCAGGAAATTCAAGCAAAAGAACATTATTCTACAACATTAGAAACAACTATATCACATATTAAACAtgaattacaaaagaaaaagaaagaaatggatt CTGATAAAGAAAAGATTTCATCAATTTGTGATTACAAGAACTATGATGAAACTTTATTATTCCAATCAAAAAAAGTAAAAGATTTACAAGACAAAAGAGGAATATATGCTCATCAAGGTAGTGCTTATAAAGAGTACATGAAACAATTGACAGAAACAAATCCCTGTTGTCCATTATGCCACAGAGGCTTTGATGAACGCAAAACTGTAGAGAACTTATTAAAGGAAATGAAAACTGAAATGGAAAGTCATCCAAGTCGTTTGAAAGAATGTGAAGTAGAATTGAAGGTACAACAAGAGAAATATGATAAGATGTTACAACTAAAGCCAATAGTTGACAAAGTAATACAATTAGAAGAAAATGAATTGgacaaaataat GAATAATTTGGAAACGTCTAAAGAAAGGCTGACAAAATCACAAACGTGTATAATAAagttaaaggaaaaaaaatctGATCCCGAAAATAGATTAAAAATGTGCAAAGATATCATGGATGATATTATGTTGTGGGACCGATACATTGATGAAATTTCGACACTCAAACAAACAATtgataattttcaaacttcctTGGACATTGCag GAATTAAATCAAAACGAAGTCTTAAAGAAGCTCAAAGCCAAAGAGAAGAATTGAAAGCATCTTTAAAAAGTATCCGTGATGACATTGAAAGTTCACAATCTGCAATAAATAAGCACAATGAACAAATGCAAAACGCTCGGGAAGAACAGAATACATTGCACGAGGAACTGTTGCAAATACGTTCAGGCATGCAAAAATTAAAACAGTTAAAAGATCAGCAAGAAGCAttgtttttaaaagaaatttctcttggGGAATCAGTAAATATACTAAGACAAAAAGTCACAGTAGCAAAAACTGAATTAAATTCAGGAATCGATAAATTAGAGAAAAAGAAG AAAGATAATTGGCAAAACCAAGAAGTTAATAGAAAACTGTTAGAAGAGAGAACTAGACGCTTATCAGAATTACAGAAAGTACAAGAAGAAATTGATGCATTTATGAACCGTAAAATTCCCGAGGTTTTAGAATCTTCTGAAAGGAAGATAAACAATTACCAAAATTCAATCAATGAATTTCGGCGCGAAAAAAGTGATACTGAAGCAACAATAAATAAGCTAAAGGAAGAAATTACTCGTCAAGAAGTTCGGAAAAAAGAATTATCTGATAACATTTTATTGCGCAAAACTCAtgaaagtactaaaaatttaaaACAGGAATGTTTAAGTTTGAAAGAGAAATTGAGTGTTACAAATTATGCTCTAATattagaaaaatggaaaaacttGCAGAATCAAGAAGAGATTTTACTCCGTCAG aaaaatatggcTAAAGGTAATGAAGAAGAATTAGAAAGGGCAATTCAGCAGTATACACAAGAGCTGGCCAAAGAAATCTACAGACAAGCTCAcaaaaattataagaaaaagTGCATTGAATTAACA GTGTTGCAACAAatcatattaaatttaaatgcaTATAGTAAAGTATTAGATGTTGCTATGATAGAATATCATGAAGAACGTATGTCAACAATTAACAGAATTATGAAGCAAATGTGGAAACTTGTATATACTGGAACAGATACTACATCTATAGAAATATGCACAAATGTTACTGGAGGTTTAGACACTGCAAGAAGAACGTACAACTATAAACTAGTTCAAACAAAACATGGTCATGAATTGGATATGAAAGGTCGCTGCAGTGCTGGacaaaaa GTTTTAGCGTCCATAATTATAAGGCTTGCTTTGGCAGAAACGTTTTGCAAAGATTGCGGAATTCTCGCATTGGATGAGCCAACAACAAACTTAGATCAACAAAATGCAGAGAGCTTAGCAAATGCATTAGCCAC ggTTGTTAAATTACGATCACAATATCAAAAGAATTTTCAACTAATTGTAATTAGCCATGAtgaaaagtttctgttcaaACTAGCCGAATTCAGTAGCAATAAAGGTTTTTATGAACTTTATCGAAAACAAAA AATCTTATGTATTTTTCAGTGGATACACGGCAGTTAG
- the Rad50 gene encoding DNA repair protein rad50 isoform X2, with protein MSRIRRLSIRGIRNFGDDNDEAEIRFSRPLTLILGQNGTGKTTIIEALKFATCGEFPPGSDRGKFFIHDPILSTTSLVRGVVKAEIVDSVGNIYTVCRTIESSRANVTMRFKTLDSTLTRTDKNTKEMVSITNRCADVDTELTLTMGVTKPILDYVIFCHQEDLSWPFQDGKKLKEKFDEIFDSARFNKALESIMKSKKDLQHKINVLKEQKQVCQVIVSEVRDKQTKLEDHKKRLENIQTKVEEINKELVPINQKITEIKKQDSDYKDLQAEERKKKAEYNISQQQLNSLKENIQEVFEGTMEELMSQIKSYDEKLIEKADKIRELETSLKNIVKNESKVANMLADERVTSGSLKQQMKDQEKKVTLRNKILNEALSAWNLDSIDSNVSEVEVIVLYNRLQEKMRELEHKVEENRIRRNEEEKELQIKVDTLRSEYSKIESEKNLKENEIVEAGNEINKIKLEIKQVGAAANKLNSTESKMNTVKSKIQQLSEEMDVDTARKKVIDKIKSRNEIDALLNTVDEEIASLLKQSSLQTELEIHKSTLLSKENELQKLKVQHEETIMNLLDIKELTQIKLKNDLNMAQKELVNQIESIMQEIQAKEHYSTTLETTISHIKHELQKKKKEMDSDKEKISSICDYKNYDETLLFQSKKVKDLQDKRGIYAHQGSAYKEYMKQLTETNPCCPLCHRGFDERKTVENLLKEMKTEMESHPSRLKECEVELKVQQEKYDKMLQLKPIVDKVIQLEENELDKIMNNLETSKERLTKSQTCIIKLKEKKSDPENRLKMCKDIMDDIMLWDRYIDEISTLKQTIDNFQTSLDIAGIKSKRSLKEAQSQREELKASLKSIRDDIESSQSAINKHNEQMQNAREEQNTLHEELLQIRSGMQKLKQLKDQQEALFLKEISLGESVNILRQKVTVAKTELNSGIDKLEKKKKDNWQNQEVNRKLLEERTRRLSELQKVQEEIDAFMNRKIPEVLESSERKINNYQNSINEFRREKSDTEATINKLKEEITRQEVRKKELSDNILLRKTHESTKNLKQECLSLKEKLSVTNYALILEKWKNLQNQEEILLRQKNMAKGNEEELERAIQQYTQELAKEIYRQAHKNYKKKCIELTVLQQIILNLNAYSKVLDVAMIEYHEERMSTINRIMKQMWKLVYTGTDTTSIEICTNVTGGLDTARRTYNYKLVQTKHGHELDMKGRCSAGQKVLASIIIRLALAETFCKDCGILALDEPTTNLDQQNAESLANALATGYTAVRHCQMENRDHTEKDTKENISSDEETNEHSAKSRDTLQSKSRLDRKSHNENLNKKKRCIDINSENYIETRPSKKRYVCKFNDST; from the exons atGTCACGAATAAGAAGACTTTCCATACGTGGAATTCGTAATTTTGGAGATGATAATGACGAAGCtgaaattcgattttctcgacCTTTAACGCTTATTCTTGGTCAAAATGGCACTGGAAAAACGACGATTATTGAAGCTCTTAAATTTGCTACTTGCGGCGAATTTCCACCCGGCTCGGaccgtggaaaattttttattcatgaTCCGATTTTATCAACGACTTCATTA GTGCGAGGTGTTGTGAAAGCTGAAATAGTTGATTCAGTGGGTAATATTTATACAGTATGTAGAACAATAGAATCTTCAAGAGCAAATGTAACAATGAGATTTAAAACTCTTGACAGTactttaactagaacggataaaaatacaaaagag ATGGTATCAATAACCAATCGATGTGCTGATGTTGATACAGAATTAACATTAACAATGGGTGTGACAAAACCAATTTTGGATTATGTAATATTTTGTCATCAAGAAGATCTTAGTTGGCCATTTCAAGAtggtaaaaaattgaaagaaaaatttgatgaAATTTTTGATAGTGCTAGGTTTAACAAAGCTCTTGAAAGTATTATGAAGTCAAAGAAAGACTTGCAACATAAAATAAATGTACTGAAAGAGCAAAAACAAGTTTGTCAAGTAATAGTTTCTGAAGTAAGAGATAAACAAACAAAGCTTGAAGATCATAAAAAACGATTGGAAAATATCCAAACAAAAGTAGAAGAAATTAATAAGGAATTGGTACCTATAAATCAAAAGATTACAGAAATTAAGAAACAGGACTCTGATTACAAAGATCTACAAgctgaagaaagaaagaaaaaagcagAGTATAATATATCTCAACAGCAACTGAATAGTTTGAAAGAGAATATACAAGAAGTATTTGAAGGAACAATGGAGGAATTAATGTCACAGATAAAATcatacgatgaaaaattaatagaaaaagcTGATAAAATAAGAGAGCTTGAGacaagtttaaaaaatattgttaaaaatgagTCCAAGGTAGCAAACATGTTAGCCGATGAAAGAGTAACCAGTGGTTCTTTAAAACAGCAGATGAAAGATCAGGAAAAAAAAGTTACCCTTCGTAATAAGATATTAAATGAGGCACTGTCTGCTTGGAATCTTGATAGCATAGATTCCAATGTATCTGAAGTAGAAGTTATAGTTCTTTACAATAGATTACAAGAAAAAATGCGGGAATTAGAACACAAAGTAGAAGAAAATAGAATAAGAAGgaatgaagaagaaaaagaattgcAAATAAAAGTAGATACTTTGCGTAGTGAATACTCAAAAATAGAATCAGAAAAGAATCTGAAGGAAAATGAAATAGTTGAAGcaggaaatgaaattaataaaatcaaaTTGGAGATCAAACAGGTTGGTGCTGCAGCAAATAAACTAAACTCTACAGAATCAAAAATGAATACAGTAAAAAGTAAAATTCAGCAATTGAGTGAAGAAATGGATGTGGATACTGCAAGGAAGAAAGTTATTGATAAAATTAAGTCACGAAATGAAATAGATGCACTTTTAAATACAGTTGATGAAGAAATAGCTTCATTATTAAAGCAAAGTTCATTGCAGACTGAATTAGAAATACATAAATCTACATTGCTTTCTAAAGAAAATGAGTTACAAAAATTGAAAGTCCAGCACGAGGAAACAATAATGAACTTATTGGATATTAAAGAACTAAcacaaattaaattgaaaaatgatttaaatatGGCTCAGAAGGAATTG GTAAATCAAATAGAATCTATTATGCAGGAAATTCAAGCAAAAGAACATTATTCTACAACATTAGAAACAACTATATCACATATTAAACAtgaattacaaaagaaaaagaaagaaatggatt CTGATAAAGAAAAGATTTCATCAATTTGTGATTACAAGAACTATGATGAAACTTTATTATTCCAATCAAAAAAAGTAAAAGATTTACAAGACAAAAGAGGAATATATGCTCATCAAGGTAGTGCTTATAAAGAGTACATGAAACAATTGACAGAAACAAATCCCTGTTGTCCATTATGCCACAGAGGCTTTGATGAACGCAAAACTGTAGAGAACTTATTAAAGGAAATGAAAACTGAAATGGAAAGTCATCCAAGTCGTTTGAAAGAATGTGAAGTAGAATTGAAGGTACAACAAGAGAAATATGATAAGATGTTACAACTAAAGCCAATAGTTGACAAAGTAATACAATTAGAAGAAAATGAATTGgacaaaataat GAATAATTTGGAAACGTCTAAAGAAAGGCTGACAAAATCACAAACGTGTATAATAAagttaaaggaaaaaaaatctGATCCCGAAAATAGATTAAAAATGTGCAAAGATATCATGGATGATATTATGTTGTGGGACCGATACATTGATGAAATTTCGACACTCAAACAAACAATtgataattttcaaacttcctTGGACATTGCag GAATTAAATCAAAACGAAGTCTTAAAGAAGCTCAAAGCCAAAGAGAAGAATTGAAAGCATCTTTAAAAAGTATCCGTGATGACATTGAAAGTTCACAATCTGCAATAAATAAGCACAATGAACAAATGCAAAACGCTCGGGAAGAACAGAATACATTGCACGAGGAACTGTTGCAAATACGTTCAGGCATGCAAAAATTAAAACAGTTAAAAGATCAGCAAGAAGCAttgtttttaaaagaaatttctcttggGGAATCAGTAAATATACTAAGACAAAAAGTCACAGTAGCAAAAACTGAATTAAATTCAGGAATCGATAAATTAGAGAAAAAGAAG AAAGATAATTGGCAAAACCAAGAAGTTAATAGAAAACTGTTAGAAGAGAGAACTAGACGCTTATCAGAATTACAGAAAGTACAAGAAGAAATTGATGCATTTATGAACCGTAAAATTCCCGAGGTTTTAGAATCTTCTGAAAGGAAGATAAACAATTACCAAAATTCAATCAATGAATTTCGGCGCGAAAAAAGTGATACTGAAGCAACAATAAATAAGCTAAAGGAAGAAATTACTCGTCAAGAAGTTCGGAAAAAAGAATTATCTGATAACATTTTATTGCGCAAAACTCAtgaaagtactaaaaatttaaaACAGGAATGTTTAAGTTTGAAAGAGAAATTGAGTGTTACAAATTATGCTCTAATattagaaaaatggaaaaacttGCAGAATCAAGAAGAGATTTTACTCCGTCAG aaaaatatggcTAAAGGTAATGAAGAAGAATTAGAAAGGGCAATTCAGCAGTATACACAAGAGCTGGCCAAAGAAATCTACAGACAAGCTCAcaaaaattataagaaaaagTGCATTGAATTAACA GTGTTGCAACAAatcatattaaatttaaatgcaTATAGTAAAGTATTAGATGTTGCTATGATAGAATATCATGAAGAACGTATGTCAACAATTAACAGAATTATGAAGCAAATGTGGAAACTTGTATATACTGGAACAGATACTACATCTATAGAAATATGCACAAATGTTACTGGAGGTTTAGACACTGCAAGAAGAACGTACAACTATAAACTAGTTCAAACAAAACATGGTCATGAATTGGATATGAAAGGTCGCTGCAGTGCTGGacaaaaa GTTTTAGCGTCCATAATTATAAGGCTTGCTTTGGCAGAAACGTTTTGCAAAGATTGCGGAATTCTCGCATTGGATGAGCCAACAACAAACTTAGATCAACAAAATGCAGAGAGCTTAGCAAATGCATTAGCCAC TGGATACACGGCAGTTAGACATTGTCAAATGGAGAATCGAGATCACACTgaaaaagatacaaaagaaaacatATCATCGGACGAGGAGACTAATGAACATTCGGCAAAATCACGAGATACACTACAGTCGAAATCAAGATTAGACAGAAAATCGCATAATGAGaatttaaataagaaaaaaagatgTATTGATATCAATAGCGAGAATTATATTGAAACTAGACCATCAAAAAAAAGATATGTTTGTAAATTTAATGACTCAACTTAA